In one Kluyveromyces marxianus DMKU3-1042 DNA, complete genome, chromosome 4 genomic region, the following are encoded:
- the MTC5 gene encoding Mtc5p encodes MTGYIGGDPYASPTFGKSLSLRVDGGFNAVSINPSGRDVVLASRKGLYIVDLDDPFSEPRWLHHITSWEVADVQWCPHPAKHHWVISTSNQKAIVWNLSRSSSKAVEHVLHGHFRAITDINFHPLQPEILATSSIDTYALAWDMRSPKKPYYRTSNWRSGAAQVKWNHKNSNVLATSHSNILYIWDVRKGTTPLSVLKGHEGSINSIDFNPFNESEIMSSGNDASVRFWDYNNVGHELQRTITTDFPVWRGRYLPFGDGYCIMPMSGGNNSVYLASALHDPIDSEPQTSKLQATYVFKGHTDRVTDFLWRSRHSYNTTVDDREFQLVTWSKDCDLKLWPVPEMIYEKVHYECGRELSSKLPNYNYESFRNEPESQLFDSNYKNVEVPRETFVTKSGLSQWKAKNKIDQLQWISGVRMHNTESPHDFFEDTRLNNLGEEVTAVGHKFPRIVFEKISVSTGELVLTLNGPWVEDDPERYIFMRIVINFPPDYPMKGNEPVFKIEENRDLNEHKRAEIMDHLKEITKKYVNSNRYCLEPCLQYLLGERVNLDISDSEDDNKIFSFEFEDITSVEHSTIESSEDESVDGTDMSSVSNDDFAEREEGSLHLYSSVSEGKFDSTPVPNGCGAVWTAQGTLVCFFRTESKVERKQHNILDVGRTGIGGFMKSKNIHVGASQTLKEMDTTTENKPKTYRETLSVNSLHRTESNQSSGSDSEDSDDSYADFLHDILKNDITLRTKMPAIPQMFHDEMRSSTSTSGKTNDSNKRSKSSITIQDFSHLVPDKRELAKEYILFGESPESVAKYNAGIAEKYGYEDIAQCWRMISNILIGRGDSNFYNYSWDQHTLGGTLLVKRLFEYFEKCQNLQMLAMMSCIFVKLGRPDDNRTARPAQPQTLSENIISFYNNEYESSPHVHSNHGSFYSNDMNTQNARLRYGSTQAPSINDGSSIISEDYFHQNHHSNGNKNGKNHTNTTGYADADSVLPDIKIKLIHDEVLDLAFEGQEPSLVDAKDESKFRNYRTQYAEMLYIWGLPMDRAELLKFNVNLNTELDYLHAIEHDAGLDIYKGVSNQWIESDEYPLSRNCCYCNLKVDRLVFVCGNCQHVTHRLCALKWWKIDDECPSGCGCHCIDNFDVSETLS; translated from the coding sequence ATGACTGGCTATATTGGAGGGGACCCGTATGCATCTCCCACGTTTGGAAAATCCCTATCTCTTCGAGTGGACGGTGGTTTTAATGCCGTGTCAATAAACCCATCAGGCCGAGATGTTGTATTAGCAAGTAGGAAAGGTTTATATATAGTAGATTTGGACGATCCTTTCTCTGAACCACGGTGGTTACATCACATTACTTCATGGGAAGTTGCGGATGTGCAATGGTGTCCTCATCCGGCAAAGCATCATTGGGTTATATCTACATCAAATCAGAAAGCCATAGTTTGGAATTTATCGAGAAGTTCGTCGAAGGCTGTTGAGCATGTGTTACATGGCCATTTCAGGGCCATTACAGATATCAATTTCCATCCATTGCAGCCAGAGATATTGGCTACAAGTTCTATTGACACATATGCTTTGGCTTGGGATATGAGAAGTCCTAAGAAACCTTACTATCGAACCAGCAATTGGCGATCGGGAGCAGCACAAGTTAAATGGAACCACAAGAACTCCAATGTTTTGGCAACATCGCATTCTAACATACTGTACATATGGGATGTTAGGAAAGGAACTACACCTTTATCCGTTTTAAAGGGTCACGAGGGCAGCATCAACAGTATTGATTTTAACCCATTTAACGAATCAGAGATAATGTCCAGCGGGAACGACGCAAGCGTAAGGTTCTGGGACTATAATAATGTAGGGCATGAGTTACAAAGGACAATTACTACGGATTTCCCGGTGTGGAGAGGAAGATATTTACCTTTTGGAGATGGTTATTGTATAATGCCTATGTCTGGTGGAAATAACTCAGTGTACCTTGCTAGTGCTTTACACGATCCAATAGATTCAGAACCTCAAACCTCTAAATTACAAGCGACATATGTATTCAAGGGTCATACAGATAGGGTAACAGATTTCTTATGGAGATCAAGACATAGTTATAATACTACAGTCGATGATAGGGAGTTTCAATTAGTCACTTGGTCTAAAGATTGTGATTTAAAGCTTTGGCCCGTTCCAGAAATGATTTATGAGAAAGTACATTACGAATGCGGAAGAGAACTGAGCTCTAAACTTCCAAACTATAATTATGAGAGTTTCAGGAACGAACCAGAAAGTCAATTATTTGATTCAAACTACAAAAATGTAGAGGTTCCAAGGGAGACATTTGTCACAAAATCCGGTCTGAGCCAATGGAAAGCTAAGAATAAGATAGATCAGCTCCAATGGATTTCTGGTGTTAGAATGCACAACACGGAATCACCACATGACTTTTTTGAAGATACGAGGTTAAATAACCTTGGAGAAGAGGTGACCGCGGTTGGACACAAATTCCCCAGAATtgtatttgaaaagataTCAGTGTCTACAGGAGAGTTAGTGCTTACTTTAAATGGTCCATGGGTTGAAGATGATCCAGAGAGATATATCTTTATGCGCATTGTCATAAACTTCCCGCCAGATTACCCGATGAAGGGAAATGAGCCAGTAtttaaaattgaagagaataGGGACTTAAACGAACATAAGAGAGCTGAAATAATGGATCacttgaaagaaataacaaaaaaatatgtaAACTCAAATCGGTACTGCCTTGAGCCTTGTTTACAATACCTCCTTGGAGAGAGAGTGAATCTTGATATATCAGATTCTGAAGATGACAACAAGATATTCagctttgaatttgaagacaTTACCTCTGTTGAGCACTCGACTATTGAGTCATCAGAGGACGAAAGTGTAGATGGAACAGATATGTCTTCAGTTTcaaatgatgattttgCGGAACGGGAAGAAGGTTCTTTACATCTATATTCTAGTGTTTCAGAAGGAAAATTTGACAGTACCCCGGTCCCTAACGGGTGCGGTGCTGTCTGGACTGCCCAAGGTACATTAGTTTGTTTCTTTAGAACTGAGAGTAAAGTCGAGAGGAAGCAGCACAATATTTTAGATGTAGGAAGAACTGGTATAGGAGGCTTTATGAAATCGAAAAACATTCATGTGGGAGCTTCCCAAACGCTGAAAGAAATGGACACTACAACGGAAAACAAACCGAAGACATACCGTGAAACGCTCTCAGTCAATTCATTACATCGTACTGAGTCAAATCAATCTTCTGGATCGGATTCAGAGGACAGTGATGACAGCTACGCTGATTTCCTACATGATATATTGAAGAATGATATAACGCTTCGCACCAAAATGCCTGCCATTCCACAAATGTTTCatgatgagatgaggtCATCAACGAGTACTTCGGGTAAAACTAATGACTCCAATAAGCGCtccaaatcatcaataACCATACAAGACTTCAGTCACTTGGTTCCCGATAAAAGAGAGCTTGCAAAGGAATATATCTTATTCGGTGAGTCTCCAGAAAGCGTAGCAAAATATAATGCCGGAATTGCTGAAAAGTACGGTTATGAAGATATTGCCCAGTGTTGGAGAATGATATCCAATATTTTGATAGGAAGAGGTGACAGTAATTTCTACAACTACTCCTGGGATCAACATACATTAGGTGGAACGCTCCTAGTCAAGAGATTATTTGagtattttgaaaaatgtcAGAATCTCCAAATGCTAGCAATGATGAGTTGTATCTTCGTCAAACTAGGGAGACCAGATGATAATAGGACTGCTAGACCAGCACAACCTCAAACTTTATCTGAGAATATTATCAGTTTCTATAATAATGAGTATGAGTCGTCTCCCCATGTTCATTCTAACCATGGTTCGTTTTACTCTAACGATATGAATACACAGAATGCTCGGTTAAGATATGGCAGCACTCAAGCACCATCAATAAATGATGGGTCATCGATAATTTCAGAAGACTATTTCCATCAAAACCATCACTCAAATGGTAATAAGAATGGGAAAAACCATACCAACACAACAGGATATGCAGACGCAGATTCTGTTCTACCGGatatcaaaataaaacttaTCCACGatgaagttttggatttggcTTTCGAAGGACAGGAACCTTCATTAGTTGATGCCAAAGATGAGAGCAAGTTCAGGAACTATCGCACTCAGTACGCAGAGATGCTTTATATTTGGGGTCTGCCGATGGATCGTGCTGAGCTGTTGAAATTCAATGTGAACTTAAACACAGAATTAGACTATTTGCACGCTATCGAACATGACGCAGGGTTGGACATCTATAAGGGCGTTTCTAACCAATGGATCGAGTCTGATGAATACCCTCTTTCTAGAAACTGTTGCTACTGCAACCTAAAAGTAGACAGACTGGTCTTCGTTTGTGGGAATTGTCAGCACGTGACACACAGACTATGCGCCTTAAAATGGTGGAAGATAGATGATGAATGCCCTTCTGGCTGTGGATGTCATTGTATAGATAATTTCGATGTAAGTGAGACCCTTAGTTAG
- the ERG27 gene encoding 3-keto-steroid reductase, with protein MPSSKIAVITGTNSNLGLNIAYRLIEKSKPEETLTIVVTSRTLPRARECIEFIEKFVEKAGRKGSVNYDYLLVDFTSMVSVLDAYYTLTNRYDYINYFFVNAAQGVYAGIDWIGAVKEVCANPLEAVTNPTYKIQKVGVKSKDGMGLVFQANVFGPYYLIQKILPLLEAGKGTVVWISSIMAAPKYFSLQDIELLKSDVSYEGSKRLVDLLHIATFKEMQQKGVRQYLTHPGIFTSLSFFQYLNVFTYYGMLLLFYLARWIGSPWHNIQGYKAANAPVYVATLANPHFEKQHMKYGSATFRDGMEYIKTDEVDVTGSEDVYKYIKELKSKWDEKLKDQIKPTRAAL; from the coding sequence ATGCCATCTTCTAAAATTGCTGTTATTACCGGTACGAATAGCAACCTTGGTTTGAATATTGCATATCGATTAATCGAGAAGAGTaaaccagaagaaacttTGACGATAGTGGTTACATCGAGAACCTTACCTAGAGCTAGGGAATGTATTGaattcattgaaaagtttgtTGAGAAAGCGGGCAGAAAAGGTTCTGTCAATTATGATTATTTGTTAGTAGATTTTACGAGTATGGTCAGCGTACTAGACGCGTACTACACTTTGACGAATAGATACGATTACATCAATTACTTCTTTGTGAATGCAGCACAAGGTGTATATGCAGGTATCGACTGGATTGGAGCAGTGAAAGAGGTATGTGCTAATCCATTAGAAGCTGTAACAAACCCAACTTATAAGATTCAAAAAGTGGGTGTAAAATCTAAAGATGGCATGGGACTTGTATTCCAAGCAAATGTATTTGGTCCATATTACTTGATCCAAAAGATTTTACCACTTTTGGAGGCAGGAAAGGGAACTGTTGTGTGGATTTCAAGTATTATGGCTGCACCtaaatatttttcattGCAAGACATTGAACTATTGAAATCTGATGTGTCTTACGAAGGGTCTAAGAGATTAGTCGACTTATTACACATTGCAACATTTAAAGAAATGCAACAGAAAGGAGTTCGTCAATACTTGACTCACCCAGGTATATTTACAAGTCtttcattctttcaatatttgaatGTATTCACTTATTACGGtatgttattattattttaccTTGCTAGATGGATTGGTTCACCATGGCACAATATTCAAGGCTACAAAGCAGCCAACGCACCAGTATACGTAGCTACGTTGGCAAACCCACATTTTGAGAAGCAGCACATGAAATACGGATCCGCCACTTTCAGAGATGGTATGGAATACATCAAGACGGATGAAGTTGACGTGACTGGATCTGAAGATGTGtacaaatatatcaagGAATTGAAGTCTAAGTGGGATGAAAAACTTAAAGACCAAATCAAGCCAACTAGAGCGGCACTATAG
- the SAC6 gene encoding fimbrin: MNVIKLQRKFPEFSQEELFETIEQFRNIDLEDKGWVEKPQILESISKSGLASYDEARETLKSVDVDASGRVELDDYVELMAKLRGNGSSGAAAPPTSFPNVSQGKVPPAVPSKPQSVGLQHKGSGGKAQIIVGGSTSGTTHTINEEERRAFTTHINSVLAGDPDIGHRLPFPTDTFQLFDECRDGLVLSKLINDSVPDTIDTRVLNWPKNNKALNNFTASENANIVINSAKAIGCVVVNVHSEDIIEGKEHLILGLIWQIIRRGLLSKIDIKLHPELYRLLEEDETLEQFLRLPPEQILLRWFNYHLKQAGSNRRVSNFSSDIKDGENYTVLLNQLDPSQCSLAPLQTTDLLQRAEQVLDNAEKLDCRKYLTPTALVAGNPKLNLAFVAHLFNTHPGLDPLDENEPIEIEEFDAEGEREARVFTLWLNSLEVDPPVVSLFEDLKDGLVLLQAYDKVMPGSVNWKVINKRPSSGAELSRFKALENTNYAVELGKSRGFSLVGIDGSDIVDGNKLLTLGLVWQLMRRNIVNTMNELATTGRDMSDSQILKWAQDTVNKGGRSSTIRSFSDPSLSNAHFLLDVLNGLAPGYVDYSLVLPGKTDEEKYANARLAISIARKLGALIWLVPEDINEVRSRLILTFVASLMALNKK, translated from the coding sequence ATGAATGTTATCAAGCTACAAAGGAAGTTCCCTGAGTTCTCGCAGGAAGAACTTTTTGAAACTATCGAACAATTTAGAAACATTGACTTAGAAGACAAAGGATGGGTGGAGAAGCCTCAAATTTTGGAGTCTATCTCTAAGTCAGGACTAGCCTCCTATGATGAGGCAAGAGAAACGTTGAAAAGTGTGGATGTTGATGCTTCTGGACGCGTTGAATTGGATGATTATGTGGAATTGATGGCGAAATTGAGGGGCAACGGGTCATCTGGAGCAGCAGCTCCACCAACCAGTTTCCCTAACGTTTCCCAGGGTAAGGTTCCACCAGCGGTTCCTAGCAAGCCACAGTCAGTGGGGTTGCAACATAAGGGTTCTGGTGGGAAGGCTCAGATTATTGTTGGTGGTTCTACTTCAGGTACAACTCATACTAtcaacgaagaagaaagaagggCTTTCACCACACATATCAACTCTGTGTTGGCTGGTGATCCAGATATCGGCCACAGATTGCCATTCCCAACTGATACTTTCCAATTGTTCGATGAGTGTAGAGACGGGTTGGTTTTGTCGAAGTTAATCAACGACTCTGTTCCAGACACCATTGATACAAGAGTTTTGAACTGGCCAAAGAATAACAAGGCTTTGAACAACTTCACTGCTTCTGAAAATGCAAACATCGTTATCAACTCTGCCAAGGCCATTGGTTGTGTTGTGGTGAACGTTCACTCAGAAGATATCATCGAAGGTAAGGAACATTTGATTTTGGGTTTAATTTGGCAAATTATCAGAAGAGGTTTGCTCTCTAAGATCGATATCAAGTTACATCCTGAATTGTACCGTTTATTGGAGGAAGATGAAACTTTGGAACAATTCTTAAGATTACCACCTGAACAAATCCTACTACGTTGGTTCAACTATCATTTGAAACAAGCTGGTTCCAATAGAAGAGTATCAAACTTCTCCTCCGATATTAAGGACGGTGAGAACTACACGGTGTTGTTGAACCAATTGGACCCAAGCCAATGTTCCCTAGCGCCATTGCAAACTACTGACCTATTACAGAGAGCAGAACAAGTTTTGGACAATGCTGAGAAGTTGGATTGCAGAAAGTATTTGACCCCAACCGCGTTAGTGGCCGGTAATCCAAAGTTGAACTTGGCCTTTGTCGCACATCTATTTAACACGCATCCAGGTTTGGACCCACTAGATGAAAACGAACctattgaaattgaagaatttgacGCTGAAGGTGAAAGAGAAGCAAGGGTTTTCACATTGTGGCTAAATTCGTTAGAAGTGGACCCACCAGTGGTTTCCTTATTCGAAGACTTGAAGGACGGTTTGGTACTATTACAAGCTTATGACAAGGTCATGCCAGGATCTGTTAACTGGAAAGTAATCAACAAGAGACCATCATCCGGAGCAGAACTCTCACGTTTCAAGGCTTTGGAAAACACAAACTATGCTGTCGAATTAGGAAAGTCAAGAGGCTTTTCCTTGGTTGGTATCGACGGTTCTGATATAGTTGATGGTAATAAACTACTCACCTTGGGTCTCGTTTGGCAATTGATGCGTAGAAACATCGTCAACACAATGAATGAATTGGCAACTACCGGAAGAGATATGTCCGATTCACAAATCTTGAAGTGGGCTCAAGATACTGTTAATAAGGGAGGAAGGTCATCCACAATCAGATCTTTCAGCGACCCTTCTTTGTCCAATGCACACTTCCTATTAGATGTGTTGAACGGTTTGGCTCCAGGTTATGTCGATTACTCATTGGTATTACCTGGTAAGaccgatgaagaaaaatacgCAAATGCCAGATTGGCTATTTCTATTGCCAGAAAGTTGGGTGCATTGATTTGGTTGGTTCCGGAAGATATCAATGAAGTCCGTTCAAGGTTGATCTTGACGTTTGTCGCTTCCTTGATGgctttgaacaaaaaatga
- the CDC45 gene encoding DNA replication initiation factor CDC45 — MYVGINGFVNVYDKILHRCSSHSSCQLVIFVSCLNIDALCASKMLSSLFRKQLVQSQLVPVFGYSELKEHFQRLDENINSVIFVGCGGMIDLESFLEIDAEDNSIPTETDTNKETEAQRFKREIYVLDCHRPWNLDNLFGSQYITCFDDGTVEESLKTQKDAYYRLIEIENELGEELDDDDDDLDDQEDQVAQKSNENENEGDNEEDDDDDETILRKRSSEELDERKVRKQQKREFHELEKLLQEYYSQGSTVLNSLSVQIYSLLSGIGETNLDYLWLCILGVTSLDNSYPLVYNRLVPLLKDEVKRLTPSEKTKTPDSLNLEIRPDYSLFLLRHTSLYDSFYYSTFVNAKLSLWNENGKKRLHKMFARMGIPLTIAQENWIYMDNSFKRDLSVLFDKNLDRYGLQDIVRDGFLRTFGYRGSISASEFVESITALLEVGDGSNALENSIISGVSQDNAGKNKPDEENREYEETEEQRIDRILKSRQKKWVSNFWCSWDVLDNNMDILNQGIKHATFLQKSVFETGVAILEKRLVKHLRIYRLCVLQDGPDLHFYRNPLTLLRLGSWLIEYYAENDEKHLLPLVLASLDETTDTYLCAGIAPRYPRGLDILKQQQHKTLNNFTVAFQQVAAETGAKVRIDNFESSIIEIRKEDLQPFLERLTLSGLI; from the coding sequence ATGTATGTTGGTATCAATGGGTTTGTAAATGTTTATGACAAAATTTTACACCGATGTAGCTCGCATTCGTCATGCCAATTAGTGATATTTGTTTCGTGTTTGAATATTGACGCGTTATGTGCGTCGAAGATGTTGTCTAGTTTATTCAGAAAGCAGCTAGTTCAGTCCCAATTGGTGCCGGTATTCGGATATTCAGAATTGAAGGAACATTTCCAGCGTTTGGATGAGAACATCAATAGTGTAATATTTGTAGGATGTGGTGGTATGATTGATCTTGAATCGTTTTTGGAGATCGACGCAGAAGATAATAGTATTCCCACCGAAACGGATACAAACAAGGAGACCGAGGCACAGCGATTCAAGAGGGAGATATATGTCTTAGATTGCCACAGGCCGTGGAATTTGGATAATTTATTCGGGTCCCAGTATATAACGTGTTTTGACGATGGGACAGTAGAAGAGTCGTTGAAGACCCAAAAAGATGCATATTACCGACTTatagaaatagaaaatgAACTTGGAGAAGAGCtcgatgatgacgatgacgatttagatgatcaagaagatcagGTGGCTCAGAAAAgtaatgaaaatgagaatgagGGGGAtaacgaagaagatgatgatgatgatgagacGATACTGAGGAAAAGGTCGAGTGAAGAATTAGATGAGCGCAAGGTACGCAAGCAGCAAAAGAGGGAATTCCATGAGTTAGAAAAACTACTACAAGAATATTACTCTCAAGGTTCTACTGTGCTGAACTCCCTTTCTGTTCAGATATATTCGCTTTTGTCTGGTATTGGTGAGACCAACTTAGATTATCTGTGGTTATGTATCCTGGGAGTCACTTCGCTCGATAACTCGTACCCACTTGTCTACAATAGGCTAGTGCCTCTACTAAAAGATGAGGTGAAGAGACTGACTCCGAGTGAGAAGACAAAGACACCAGACTCATTAAACCTAGAAATCAGACCTGATTACAGTCTATTTCTTTTAAGGCATACCTCTCTTTACGACAGTTTCTACTACTCGACATTTGTAAATGCAAAACTCTCGTTATGGAATGAAAATGGTAAAAAAAGGCTGCACAAGATGTTCGCACGTATGGGTATCCCACTGACTATTGCTCAAGAGAACTGGATTTACATGGATAACAGTTTTAAAAGAGATTTGAGTGTATTATTTGATAAGAATTTGGATCGGTATGGGCTCCAAGATATAGTGAGAGATGGATTCCTGAGAACCTTTGGTTATAGAGGCTCAATTAGTGCGAGTGAGTTTGTTGAATCCATCACTGCTCTCCTAGAGGTCGGGGATGGGTCAAATGCCTTGGAAAATTCTATCATCTCTGGAGTGTCCCAAGATAATGCCGGCAAGAACAAACCCGACGAGGAGAATCGGGAATACGAGGAAACGGAAGAGCAGCGTATTGATAGAATATTGAAATCAAGACAGAAAAAATGGGTTTCTAACTTCTGGTGCAGCTGGGACGTGCTGGACAATAATATGGACATTTTGAACCAAGGAATTAAGCATGCCACATTCCTGCAAAAAAGTGTTTTCGAGACCGGAGTTGCAATCTTAGAGAAGCGACTTGTAAAACACTTACGGATTTACAGACTTTGCGTATTGCAAGATGGACCCGACCTGCACTTTTACAGAAATCCATTGACTTTACTACGGTTGGGTTCATGGTTGATCGAGTATTACGCGGAAAACGACGAGAAACATCTACTTCCATTGGTATTAGCGAGCCTAGATGAAACAACAGACACCTATCTTTGTGCAGGTATAGCACCCCGTTACCCAAGAGGCCTCGATATCCtaaagcagcagcagcacaaGACTCTAAATAATTTCACTGTGGCCTTCCAACAGGTCGCTGCTGAGACCGGCGCCAAGGTTAGAATCGACAACTTCGAGAGCTCCATTATCGAGATCCGGAAAGAAGACTTGCAACCGTTCCTGGAACGGTTGACGTTAAGTGGGTTGATTTGA
- the SEN2 gene encoding tRNA splicing endonuclease subunit SEN2 translates to MAKGSYGNKLRYKHPLPIEAEPVPSLWKQPIQTLVWILDWALGWTNTRIIDVEINDIGQILVSDQWQMKYLWEHGFFGTGQLSRSEPNWHERTKSRLQLEDGSSINLEVVTDVRRRQRLEFKKLRAEFEAKKLEMRRQGIVDEAFLEQERLFLKAQRDKELAFEKENADITKIREEDELIIDGGEVIQLEKLQLMPVEAMFLSYAVPVLKIKLPELTASLVPELTSFNDIKKLLHQYVAYHHYRSKGWCVRSGIKFGCEYLLYRRGPPFQHAEYGIMVLDAEQSNDYTWYSSAARVVGGAKKQFVLCYVELLTTEDDVCRLWKEGRYNELFASFKIHEFLYKRWVAGKNRD, encoded by the coding sequence ATGGCTAAAGGATCTTACGGTAACAAGCTGCGATACAAGCATCCATTGCCTATAGAAGCTGAACCAGTACCATCATTATGGAAACAGCCAATACAAACCCTGGTGTGGATACTTGATTGGGCGTTGGGTTGGACTAATACCAGAATAATAGATGTGGAAATAAACGACATAGGACAGATTTTAGTTTCAGATCAATGGCAAATGAAGTATCTATGGGAGCATGGCTTTTTTGGTACGGGCCAGTTATCTAGAAGTGAGCCTAATTGGCATGAACGTACAAAATCTCGATTGCAACTTGAAGATGGGAGTAGTATCAATTTGGAGGTCGTTACAGACGTTAGAAGAAGGCAGCGGCttgaattcaagaaattgcGTGCTGAATTTGAGGCGAAGAAGTTAGAAATGAGACGTCAAGGAATCGTCGATGAAGCCTTCTTAGAACAGGAAAGGCTCTTTTTGAAAGCTCAAAGAGACAAAGAACTTGCCtttgagaaagagaatGCCGATATTACCAAAATTCGTGAAGAGGATGAACTGATTATCGACGGAGGTGAAGTCATACAGCTAGAGAAATTACAATTAATGCCTGTAGAGGCGATGTTTCTTTCATATGCGGTCCCAGTTCTTAAAATAAAGCTTCCAGAGCTAACTGCATCGCTAGTTCCGGAATTAACTAGCTTCaatgatattaaaaaatTACTACATCAGTATGTTGCATATCACCATTATAGGTCGAAAGGATGGTGTGTCAGATCAGGAATAAAATTCGGGTGCGAATATTTACTTTATAGAAGAGGACCACCTTTCCAGCATGCGGAATATGGTATAATGGTTTTAGATGCTGAACAATCCAATGACTACACATGGTACTCTAGTGCTGCAAGAGTAGTAGGAGGAGCGAAAAAACAGTTTGTGTTATGCTACGTTGAGCTTCTAACAACCGAAGATGATGTGTGCCGATTAtggaaggaaggaaggtACAACGAGCTCTTCGCAAGTTTCAAGATCCACGAGTTTCTATACAAAAGATGGGTAGCAGGAAAGAACAGAGATTAA